The Balneola sp. MJW-20 genome window below encodes:
- a CDS encoding LytR C-terminal domain-containing protein: MSEDSSKRTDSRDGLFLNTAIGFLSILLIILIAALFTRIIYPRIFNERAEDQSRLISEIIQIEVLNGCGEPGIANSYTGVLRTNGFDVVETGNFENFNLPETIVISRSGIMDNARRVAMALGVDEKNILFEASPDYYLDVTVVIGNDYEKLNRE, translated from the coding sequence ATGTCCGAAGATAGTTCTAAAAGAACAGATAGCAGAGACGGACTTTTTCTTAACACAGCCATAGGATTTCTGAGTATATTGCTCATAATCCTGATCGCTGCTCTTTTTACCCGCATCATTTATCCGAGGATATTCAATGAGAGAGCAGAAGATCAGTCGCGCCTGATCAGTGAGATCATACAGATCGAGGTTTTAAATGGATGCGGTGAACCCGGAATAGCGAATTCCTATACCGGTGTTCTCAGAACGAATGGGTTTGATGTGGTAGAGACAGGAAATTTTGAGAATTTTAATCTGCCAGAAACTATTGTGATATCCCGTAGCGGGATTATGGACAATGCACGCAGAGTAGCGATGGCCCTGGGTGTGGATGAAAAGAATATTCTCTTTGAAGCATCGCCCGATTACTACCTGGATGTTACCGTTGTGATCGGTAATGATTATGAAAAGTTAAACCGAGAATAG
- the queA gene encoding tRNA preQ1(34) S-adenosylmethionine ribosyltransferase-isomerase QueA: MKLTDFKFEIEGLNIPDTPLEKRDKARLMVLNRAEKTIEHKEFADIHEYINEGDVVIYNNTKVFPARLNGKKEKTDADIEVFLLRELMPENMLWDVLVEPARKIRIGNKLYFGEGDDELMAEVVDNTTSRGRTIRFLYDGPNQDLYDILDRLGKMPLPPYIEREPVEEDKERYQTIFATERGAVAAPTAAMHFTPELVKKIEKKGAEFLPITLHIGWGTFRTVEVEDLTKHRMDSDNYFVSAETSEKINKALKSKKNKVIAIGSSAVRAIETSVMASGMSKPGTGWTDKFIYPPYDFKITEALVTNFHRPESTLLMLSAAFGGYDFVMEAYEEAKEKDYRLFSFGDAMLII; this comes from the coding sequence ATGAAGCTTACTGATTTTAAGTTTGAAATTGAAGGATTAAATATACCTGACACCCCTCTGGAAAAAAGAGATAAAGCCAGGCTTATGGTTCTGAACAGGGCGGAAAAGACCATCGAGCATAAAGAGTTTGCAGATATTCACGAGTATATCAATGAAGGCGATGTGGTTATATATAATAACACTAAGGTTTTCCCAGCCAGACTGAATGGCAAGAAAGAAAAAACCGATGCGGATATTGAAGTATTTTTGCTCCGTGAATTGATGCCGGAGAATATGTTGTGGGATGTTCTGGTTGAGCCGGCCCGAAAGATCAGGATCGGGAATAAGCTGTATTTTGGAGAGGGTGATGATGAACTGATGGCCGAAGTAGTGGACAACACTACCTCCAGGGGAAGAACGATCCGGTTTTTATACGATGGACCTAATCAGGATCTGTATGATATTCTTGACAGATTAGGCAAGATGCCTCTGCCTCCTTACATAGAAAGAGAGCCTGTTGAAGAGGATAAAGAAAGATATCAGACCATCTTTGCTACTGAGCGGGGTGCAGTTGCTGCACCGACAGCTGCGATGCATTTTACGCCCGAGCTAGTGAAAAAGATCGAGAAAAAAGGTGCGGAGTTTCTCCCGATCACTCTCCACATCGGTTGGGGTACCTTCCGAACAGTGGAAGTGGAAGACCTTACCAAGCACCGGATGGATTCTGACAACTATTTTGTTTCTGCTGAAACATCCGAGAAGATCAATAAGGCACTGAAAAGTAAGAAGAATAAAGTGATCGCGATCGGCAGTAGTGCGGTTCGTGCGATCGAAACCAGTGTAATGGCCAGCGGTATGTCTAAGCCGGGTACCGGGTGGACCGATAAATTCATCTATCCTCCTTACGATTTTAAGATTACCGAAGCACTTGTAACAAACTTCCATCGTCCCGAATCCACATTGTTGATGTTGTCTGCAGCTTTTGGGGGATATGATTTTGTGATGGAAGCCTATGAAGAAGCAAAAGAAAAAGATTATCGCCTGTTTTCCTTTGGTGATGCAATGCTGATCATTTAA
- the ispD gene encoding 2-C-methyl-D-erythritol 4-phosphate cytidylyltransferase, with protein sequence MNALSLIIPAAGSGVRLGSEIPKPFIRIGDKTILEHTVRRFLDYKGLKQVVIATSAAYLEEVQVMLDGIGAASIMMKAVEGGAERQYSIYNALGEVDERSELIAVHDAVRPFISATIIEQCCRIADEYGGAVVGVPAKDTIKKVDEDNVIIETPDRSMLWQAQTPQVFKKELLIRAYESAMNHDLLGTDDASLVEAVGGVVKMVEGERENLKITYPIDLQVAELILKNKS encoded by the coding sequence ATGAATGCTCTATCTCTGATCATTCCTGCCGCGGGATCCGGGGTTCGACTTGGGTCAGAGATCCCTAAACCTTTTATCAGGATAGGGGATAAGACCATACTGGAGCATACGGTTCGGCGTTTTCTGGATTATAAAGGACTTAAACAGGTGGTCATTGCTACCTCTGCTGCTTACCTTGAAGAGGTTCAGGTCATGCTTGATGGTATAGGTGCTGCCAGTATTATGATGAAAGCAGTTGAAGGGGGTGCTGAAAGGCAGTATTCCATTTATAACGCACTCGGGGAAGTGGATGAAAGATCAGAACTGATCGCTGTACATGATGCCGTCCGTCCTTTTATATCTGCAACAATCATTGAGCAATGCTGTAGAATAGCTGATGAATACGGCGGAGCAGTGGTTGGGGTGCCGGCAAAAGATACGATCAAAAAAGTGGATGAAGATAATGTGATCATCGAAACTCCGGATCGTTCTATGTTATGGCAGGCACAGACCCCTCAGGTTTTCAAGAAAGAATTACTGATACGTGCTTATGAATCTGCAATGAACCATGATCTTTTAGGCACCGATGATGCTTCGCTGGTAGAAGCGGTCGGCGGGGTAGTCAAAATGGTTGAGGGTGAACGAGAGAACCTGAAGATCACTTATCCCATAGATCTGCAGGTAGCAGAACTGATCTTAAAAAATAAGTCATGA
- the ispF gene encoding 2-C-methyl-D-erythritol 2,4-cyclodiphosphate synthase: MRIGYGYDVHAFSEDRKLILGGLEVPYIKGLKGHSDADVLLHAITDALLGSLALGDIGKHFPDTDPDYEGADSRILLKESYKIVRDRGYELGNLDATIVAEKPKLQQYLPEMQNIIAGDLGVPVTAVSLKATTSERMGFVGRGEGIAVMATVLVKEKVNG; the protein is encoded by the coding sequence ATCAGAATAGGTTACGGCTACGATGTACATGCGTTCTCTGAAGACAGAAAACTGATCCTCGGCGGACTGGAAGTTCCTTACATAAAAGGACTGAAAGGTCATTCTGATGCTGACGTCTTGCTGCATGCAATTACGGATGCCCTGCTTGGATCACTGGCGCTTGGAGATATCGGTAAGCATTTCCCGGATACTGATCCGGATTACGAAGGTGCCGACAGCAGGATCCTGCTCAAAGAGAGTTATAAAATAGTCAGAGACCGGGGCTACGAACTGGGTAATCTTGATGCAACCATTGTTGCCGAAAAGCCCAAGCTGCAGCAATATCTTCCGGAAATGCAGAATATCATTGCCGGAGACCTGGGAGTTCCGGTCACTGCTGTTTCCCTGAAAGCCACCACTTCTGAAAGGATGGGCTTTGTAGGCAGGGGTGAAGGAATTGCGGTCATGGCTACTGTGCTTGTTAAGGAAAAGGTAAATGGCTGA
- a CDS encoding DedA family protein: MADQIVQAIVDWVQMVPPSGIYLILFGIAYLENVIPPIPGDVIVAFGGYLAAEGVIGIFPLWIITVIASVVGFMNMYWLGSRWGTQIEDNREDHFLLRFIDYKYFKRGKKWMKDWGQGVVIANRFLAGTRSVIALTAGVSHLRIPRTMLSSALSSVLWNTLLIGAGWIIQDNWRVVGTYLSNYGKIILAALIVLIGLKLWFRRRNKAQEAAGEK; the protein is encoded by the coding sequence ATGGCTGATCAGATTGTACAGGCAATTGTAGACTGGGTGCAGATGGTTCCCCCATCCGGGATCTATCTGATCCTGTTCGGAATCGCATACCTGGAGAACGTGATCCCACCCATCCCCGGAGATGTGATCGTTGCTTTCGGAGGTTACCTTGCAGCCGAGGGAGTAATCGGGATCTTCCCGCTCTGGATCATAACCGTGATCGCTTCGGTCGTCGGTTTTATGAATATGTACTGGCTTGGGTCCAGGTGGGGAACACAGATCGAGGATAACCGGGAAGATCATTTCTTGCTTCGCTTTATTGATTACAAGTATTTTAAGCGGGGTAAAAAATGGATGAAAGACTGGGGGCAGGGAGTGGTCATCGCAAATCGTTTTCTTGCAGGAACGCGATCCGTTATTGCCCTTACAGCAGGTGTGTCTCACCTTCGGATCCCGCGCACAATGTTGAGTTCCGCTCTCAGCTCTGTACTCTGGAATACATTACTAATTGGGGCAGGGTGGATAATTCAGGATAACTGGAGGGTGGTAGGCACCTATTTATCCAATTACGGAAAGATCATTCTTGCAGCTCTTATTGTCCTTATTGGCCTGAAATTGTGGTTCAGGAGAAGAAATAAAGCTCAGGAAGCGGCAGGAGAAAAATAG